In Longimicrobiaceae bacterium, the genomic stretch ACGCCGGACGGGGACGGCGTGGTGCTGATCTGGTCGTTCGGGCTCCCCTTCCTCCCCGGCTACGCCGACGCTTCGCGGCGCGGCGCCCCCCAGCTCCCCGCCGACCGCCCCAGCGTCAACGTGGTGGCGTACTCCCGCGGCGTCCCCACGGTCTACCTCCTCCAGGAGTACCCCGCCGCCGAAGCGTCCTGGGCCGACGCGGACGGCGCGCAGCGGATCGGGCGGTGCCGCTTCCTCCGCACCGCCGCCGACGGGCGCTGCTCGCTGGATGCCGACCTGGACTGCCCCGTCCCCGGCTCGTCGAAGCGCCTCACCGGGAGGGTACGCGTCCAGGGCGTCGCCCGGATCTCTCCGGAGGAGCCGTCCTCCGATGACGCGCCGCACCTGTGGACCCCGCTCACCGGCCCGGCGGAGGGGACGGCGGTGCTCCGCCTCGGCGGCCGGGAGGTGGCGCGGGTGAGCGGGCGCGCGTACCACGACCGCAACGGCGGGAGCGTCCCCCTCCACGCACTGGGGATCGAGCGGTGGATGTGGGGGCGCTTCCCGCTGGAGGGGCGCGAGGCGGTCTACTACCTCCTCTGGCCGCGGGGGGGAGGCGCGCCGGAGTGCCTGGGCGTCGTGCTCCACGCGGACGGGTCCACCGAGGAAGTCCCGGCCCTCGACGTGGAGACGGGCCCGGAGCGCCGCAGCTTCGCGGGGCTCCGCTGGGCGGAGTGGATCCGGCTTTGGGCCGGCGGCGAGAGATGGCTGGAGGTGCGCCACCGCGCCCTCGCCGATGTGGGGCCCTTCTATCTCCGCCTCCTCTCCGAGGGGACCGTCGCCGGAGGGGAGAGCGCCCTGGGATGGGGCGAGCTGTGCGTGCCGGACCGGGTGGACCTGCCGCTGCACCGCCCACTCGTGCGGATGCGCGTGCACCGGGTGGGAGGAGCGAACTCGCTCTGGCTCCCGCTCTTCACCGGCCCGCGCCGCCGCCGCGCCGCGCGCCTCCTGCGGCACGCGCTGGCGGGGGGGCGGGGGTGAGCGGGCACTGGGCCGCCTGGGCGCTCCTCGCCCTCCCCGGCGCGCTGGTGCTGGGGACCGTCGCCTTCAACCTGCTCGCCTGGCCGCGGGGGAGCGCCGCGGGACGCATCCGGGGGCGGGTCTCGGTCTGCGTCCCCGCGCGCGACGAGGCGGAGCGGATCGAGCGCTGCGTCCGCGCGGCCCTCGCCGGCACGCAGGCGCCGGACGAGGTGCTGGTGTACGACGACGGCTCCACCGACGGGACCGGAGCCATCGTCGCGCGGATCGCGGCGGAGGACGGGCGGGTGCGGCTGGTCGCGGGCGGTCCGCTCCCCGCGGGGTGGGTGGGGAAGCCGCACGCCTGCCACCGGCTCGCGCGGGAGGCCGCGGGCGACGTGCTCGTCTTCCTGGACGCGGACACCGTCGCCTCGGCGGAGTGCCTGGCGCGCGTGGGCTCGCTGCTGGAGGGGATGCGGGCCGACGTGGTGACCGCGGCGCCCCGGCACGTGGTCGGCAGCTTCGGGGAGCGGCTGGTGATCCCCCTGCTGCACCTCACCTACCTCTCCTGGCTCCCGCTCCCGCTGGTGTGGCGCTCCCGCGACCCCCGCTTCCTGGTGGCGAACGGGCAGATCCTGGCCGTCCGGCGGGCGGCGTACGAGGCGGCGGGCGGCTGGGCCGCGGTGCGCGCCGAGGTGGTGGACGACGTGGCGTTCTGCAGGCGGGTCAAGGAGACGGGCGGCCGCGTGGTCTTCGCGGACGGACACCGCATGGCGACCGTGCGGATGTACGACGGGTGGCGCCCGCTGTGGGAGGGGTTCTCCAAGAACCTGTACGAGGGGATCGGGGGGCACCCCGCCGCCCTGGCCGGGGTCCTCGCCCTCTATG encodes the following:
- a CDS encoding glycosyltransferase family 2 protein, producing MSGHWAAWALLALPGALVLGTVAFNLLAWPRGSAAGRIRGRVSVCVPARDEAERIERCVRAALAGTQAPDEVLVYDDGSTDGTGAIVARIAAEDGRVRLVAGGPLPAGWVGKPHACHRLAREAAGDVLVFLDADTVASAECLARVGSLLEGMRADVVTAAPRHVVGSFGERLVIPLLHLTYLSWLPLPLVWRSRDPRFLVANGQILAVRRAAYEAAGGWAAVRAEVVDDVAFCRRVKETGGRVVFADGHRMATVRMYDGWRPLWEGFSKNLYEGIGGHPAALAGVLALYGGVFLLPYAALAAALAGADALLAPSLAGVAAGAAARALLAARFR